The DNA region AGATTTCATACTTGAAGTTGGTAAGGATTTTACGTTTATTGGTAAAGAAGTTAGAGTTCAGGTTGGCGGGGAAGATTATAAAATAGATCTTCTTTTTTTTCATCGTGGATTACAGTGCCTTGTTGCATTTGAATTAAAAATAGGAAAATTTAAACCTGAGTACATATCTAAAATGGATTTTTACCTGGAGGCACTTGATCGCCAAAAGAAAAAGTCAAATGAAAATCCAAGTGTTGGAATGATATTATGTGCTGCAAAAGATGACGAAGTAGTTGAATATGCTATGAGCAGAACAATGTCTCCGATGATGGTTGCAGAATATCAGCTTCAGTTACCTGATAAAAATGTTCTTCAGAGAAAACTCCAGGAATTAATCAATATTCCTTTAATTGAAGATGATGAATGACACTGATTATTAATAATGCTTTGAAAGAAGAATTATCAAGTGATAATTCAACTGTCGCAAAATTTGCGACAGTTCAAACGGAAGGTGATCGTGAGGTAAAACGTGACATTGAATACTATAACCTTGATGTTATAATATCAGTTGGATACCGTGTAAAATCTCAGCGTGGCGTGGAATTCCGTAAGTGGGCAAACAAAGGGGCTGTTAAAAGTGATTCCCTCGAAAGTATCAGTAAGAAAAGAATTATTGACTGCGATATTGTTCGGATTGAAAAGGCAGTGAAGAAGCATGAGAAAAAAGCTGTGCTGGTTCAAAAAGTAGCTTAAATGCGTTCGGATCAGTGCAGTTTTTCCTATTTGGTTTTCTGAAACTAAATTTACAGCCCCAAATACGTGGAGCAACTGTTGCAAAATTTGCAACAGATCAAACTTAAGGTGGCTGCTGCGCAGCAATTATAATAGCACGCCGCAGGCGTACTATTTCATTTGAAGATTTCCTGTTCACTCTAATTTTAAACAGAGACAATTATGAGAAAGACGTTTTCATGGGCATTCCGGTTTGGAAGAAAAGCAAAAATAGTTGAACCTGAAAAATTTAAAGTGAAGTATGAAGTACATGGTTCAGCTGAATGAAGTGCTGTCGGGGATGAATTAAAACAAGGAGTAAAGAAAGCAATGAATAAAATTATAAAAGACACTATTCATGCCAATGGAATAGATATTGGCATATATACATCTGACTTTGAAAATGAATATATTTCACTAACCGATATTGCTCGGTATAAAAGTGATTCACCAGATGATGTAATAAAAAACTGGCTAAGAAATAAGGATATTATAGAATTTTTAGGGCTGTGGGAATCACTAAATAATCCCGGTTTTAAACCCGTCGAATTCGACGGGTTTAAAAAGCAAGCTGGTTCAAATGCATTTACTTTATCTCCAAAGAAGTGGATTGAATCAACCAGCGCTATTGGAATTGTAAGCAAATCAGGAAGATATGGCGGCACATATGCACATTCAGACATTGCTTTTGAGTTTGCTTCATGGATCTCACCTGAATTCAAGCTGTATATAATACAGGATTATAAGAGATTAAAAACAGAAGAAACAAGTAAACTCTCACTTAACTGGAATCTAAACAGAGAAATATCAAAACTGAATTATAAAATTCATACTGATGCTATTAAAGCAAATCTTATCCCACCTGAACTTACACCTATTCAGATTTCCTATACTTACGCAAATGAAGCCGATCTTCTTAATACTGTTTTATTCGGTAGGACGGCAAAACAATGGCGTGATGAAAATCCTGAAGCAAAAGGGAACATAAGAGATCATGCAACGATTTATCAGCTTCTTGTTTTGGCTAACATGGAAAGTTATAATGCAGTCCTTATCAATCAGGGAAAATCGCAGGCTGAAAGAATGTCACTTCTTCATGAACTTGCAGTTCAGCAGCTGTCTACATTAGACAGACTTGAACTTAATAGTTTACCTGGAATTGAAAAAAAGAACAATGACTGATTGGGGACTATAATGATACCTCAGTATCGACTCGACGAAACGATGACTCGATATTATTTTGTCGAGTCACTCGATAAAATTTCGTCGAGTCACTTGACAAAATTGTTTTGCTGAGATATATCAAGAAAGTTATCATCAAGGATAAAACAAAGGCTGAAGCGTTAACAATATTCAATTATTCTTACGCTGCGATAGAGGAGATACTTTCCAACGCAGTCTATCACCGTTCTTATCAGGTGAGTGAACCGATAACCGTAAGAATTACGCCTGAAAATATCGAAATAACCAGTTTTCCCGGATTCGACAGAAGTATATCTGATGAAAGCATTGCAAATTACTCAATCCGCGCAAGAGTATACCGCAACCGAAGAATAGGTGATTTTCTCAAAGAGCTTCACCTTATTGAGGGGCGAAATACAGGCTTTCCGAATGCTATAAAAGCTCTCCGTGAAAATGGTTCGGAGCTGCTTACTTTTGATATGGATGAAAACAGATCCTATCTCTCGGTAACGATTCCTGTCCACAGCTATTTTCTCAAAAAAAATGAACAAACAGATAAAAAAGCCGCCTATGAAAAAAAGATCACGGACGCACTGAAAGACAAGCCGCTCACCCTAACTGAGCTTGCAGCAGCTATGAACTATAAAGGCATAACTAAAAAACTGACAAATACAGTTAATAATATGCTGGCTAGAAATATCCTCGAAAAAACTGCAGGCGAAGGCAGTGTCAACAAGCTGAAAATAAAATAATTTTCTCCTGCGAGATTTACGATTAAATGGATGCGCCTTTGGCGCAATAGAAAAAAGCTGAAAAAATCTGAGGTTTTTTCAGCTTTTTCTTATTATTTGGCAGAAGCATATCGGGTTTATGGTCAAATACTTTTTTCAGGAACGTATGTGTGTCATACTGTTGACTGGACCAAACGTCAAAGCTATCGTTTTGTATCGGCGTCATCATAATTGTTATCTGTCATACATAAGACAGTCTTTTTCAAATTATCACGTTCCTTATCGATAATCAATTCCTTCAACTCTA from Ruminococcus sp. HUN007 includes:
- the rhuM gene encoding RhuM family protein; this encodes MTLIINNALKEELSSDNSTVAKFATVQTEGDREVKRDIEYYNLDVIISVGYRVKSQRGVEFRKWANKGAVKSDSLESISKKRIIDCDIVRIEKAVKKHEKKAVLVQKVA
- a CDS encoding KilA-N domain-containing protein codes for the protein MNKIIKDTIHANGIDIGIYTSDFENEYISLTDIARYKSDSPDDVIKNWLRNKDIIEFLGLWESLNNPGFKPVEFDGFKKQAGSNAFTLSPKKWIESTSAIGIVSKSGRYGGTYAHSDIAFEFASWISPEFKLYIIQDYKRLKTEETSKLSLNWNLNREISKLNYKIHTDAIKANLIPPELTPIQISYTYANEADLLNTVLFGRTAKQWRDENPEAKGNIRDHATIYQLLVLANMESYNAVLINQGKSQAERMSLLHELAVQQLSTLDRLELNSLPGIEKKNND
- a CDS encoding ATP-binding protein, with protein sequence MLRYIKKVIIKDKTKAEALTIFNYSYAAIEEILSNAVYHRSYQVSEPITVRITPENIEITSFPGFDRSISDESIANYSIRARVYRNRRIGDFLKELHLIEGRNTGFPNAIKALRENGSELLTFDMDENRSYLSVTIPVHSYFLKKNEQTDKKAAYEKKITDALKDKPLTLTELAAAMNYKGITKKLTNTVNNMLARNILEKTAGEGSVNKLKIK